In Erigeron canadensis isolate Cc75 chromosome 1, C_canadensis_v1, whole genome shotgun sequence, a single window of DNA contains:
- the LOC122590319 gene encoding probable 2-oxoglutarate-dependent dioxygenase SLC1, which yields MSLHAQPYVHHHLQQNMYQKGVKHLCDNGVTQVPNKYILPELERPQSLVVDGCIELPVIDFAQLQGAERPQVLKALSKACQEFGFFQLINHGINNETIGKMLDVSKRFFELPFEERQRYMSSNLYAPVRYGTSFNQNNDGVFCWRDFLKLSCHPMQDFSSLWPSSPLDLRDAVGEYSTKTRNLYESVMEGILESLGVANDDIANISEEGNQLMVINYYPACPQPQLTLGLPPHSDYGLLTLLLQDQIEGLQIQHNGKWATVKPIPNSFVVNIGDQFEIFSNGRYKSVVHRVAVNSMSSRLSVASLHSLNVSRNVRPSSKLIDELNPRCYRDTSFADFLNYLSSSDFKCKRFLESRKLHQITI from the exons ATGTCTTTGCATGCCCAACCCTAcgttcatcatcatcttcaacaaAACATGTACCAAAAAGGTGTGAAACATTTGTGTGACAATGGTGTCACACAAGTTCCAAACAAGTACATTCTACCCGAACTCGAAAGACCACAAAGTTTAGTCGTTGATGGCTGTATCGAGTTGCCCGTTATTGATTTTGCTCAGCTTCAAGGTGCCGAAAGACCTCAAGTTCTTAAAGCACTCTCGAAAGCTTGTCAAGAGTTTGGGTTTTTCCAG TTGATAAACCATGGGATTAATAATGAGACTATTGGGAAGATGTTAGATGTGAGTAAAAGGTTTTTTGAGCTTCCTTTTGAGGAGAGACAACGGTATATGTCTTCAAATTTGTATGCACCGGTTCGATATGGTACCAGTTTCAACCAGAACAATGATGGTGTCTTTTGTTGGAGAGATTTCTTGAAGCTAAGTTGTCATCCCATGCAAGATTTTTCTTCTCTTTGGCCCTCTTCTCCTCTTGATTTGAG GGACGCAGTTGGCGAGTACTCAACGAAAACTCGTAATTTGTATGAAAGTGTGATGGAGGGTATACTTGAAAGCCTTGGAGTGGCTAATGATGATATTGCCAATATTTCAGAAGAAGGAAACCAACTTATGGTGATTAATTATTACCCAGCCTGCCCACAGCCTCAACTCACACTTGGTCTCCCACCTCATTCGGATTATGGCTTGCTCACCCTTCTTCTGCAGGATCAAATTGAAGGTCTTCAAATCCAACACAATGGCAAATGGGCTACTGTTAAACCCATCCCTAATTCTTTTGTTGTCAATATCGGTGACCAATTTGAG ATATTTAGCAACGGAAGGTACAAGAGTGTGGTACATAGGGTGGCAGTCAACTCCATGAGTTCTCGACTCTCTGTGGCCTCATTACACAGTTTAAATGTAAGCCGTAACGTTAGGCCATCATCCAAACTCATCGATGAGCTGAATCCTAGATGTTATAGAGATACAAGCTTTGCCGATTTTCTCAATTATCTTTCGTCTTCAGATTTTAAGTGTAAGAGATTCTTAGAGTCAAGAAAACTACATCAAATCACGATTTAA